The sequence CCCGGAGCAGCTGGTCAACGCCGTGCCGGAACGGACCGGTCCGGACGGCTTCGCCCGCCTGGACGAGCGGGCCGCCCTGCTGGAGGCGCTCGGCACCCTGCCGCCGGGCCAGCGGCAGGCGGTGGTGCTGCGGTACTGGGAGGACCTGAGCGAGACCCAGGCCGCCGCCGCCATGGGCTGTTCGGTGGGCACGGTCAAGAGCCAGGCGTCGAAGGGCATCGCCAAGCTGCGGGAGCTCTCCTCACTCATCACCATGACGAGCATCGGAGGTGCGGCATGAACCGCGACGAGGCGCAGGAGAGCGGGGCGGCGGGCGGCGAGCAGGTGGCCCGGGCCCTGGCCGGGCTGGCGGAGACGTTCGAGACCGGTCCGGCGCCGTACGGGGCGGTGCTGGCCGGCGGCCGGCGGCGGCTGGTCCGGCGGCGCACGTCCCTGGGCGGGGCGCTGGCCCTGACCCTGGTGGCCGCCCTCGGCGGCGTGGCGGCGGTGAACGGCGGGATCGGCGGACCGTCCGGCGGGACGGCGGTGGTGGCGTCGAGCGTGGACGTGTCCACCGTGCTGACCCCGGCCGCCGGCGGGCCCGCCGCAACCCCGGGCGCACCCCGCGACCCGCTCTCCCCGACCCGGATCCAGGTGCTCGCCGGTACCAAGGACGGCAAGCCCTGGAGCGTCTGGGCGGCCCTGTGGCCGGCCCCCGGCAAGGAGCGGATCCGCGAGCAGGCCCGGCTGATCTGGCAGGAGGACGCCGACGCCGGCTACCTCTGGCCCGCGCCCACCGACGACTACCTGAACCAGTACGGGACGCCGGACGCCGACCACGTGGTCTTCTACTACGTCCAGGACGGCAAGCGGCTCGCGCGCTCCGACGAGACCTTCGTCGCGCCGCCCGGGACCCCGGTGGGCTTCTTCCACACGGACCCGTCGCTGCGGGACGACTTCGCCCACTTCTGGTTCGGCGCCCAGGCCAAGAACGGCACCGAGGACCCGCTGTACACCGTCCCCAAGGTGGACATCGGCCTGGTGCGGCCGGGCGTCGCCCGGGCCGTGATCGAGTGGGCCGACGGCGTCACCGCGGAGCCCGCGATCCTCTCCCTCGGCGACTCCGAGGCCCGCTGGATCGGCGCCGCCAAGCGCGGCATCGCCGCCGAGCTCCGCCTCTACGCGGCGGACGGTTCCCTGATCGGCACCAAGAAGGGCTGGGCGGAGAACTGACCGCCCGCTGAGCCCGGTACGACCCGGCGGGCCCCGGGGGAGTCCGCTCCCCGGGGCCCGCCGGTGCGCCGGTCAGAGCCCGGCGGGAACGGCGGGCACGGCGACCGGCCGCAGCACCGTCAGCGAGTCCTCCTGGGACGCCACCATGGCGAAGGAGAACCGGTCGAGTTCGAGGCAGAGCGCGACGTCGTCGGGATGGGCCCCCTCGCGCACCCCCTGCGCCAACTCGGCGGCGGCCCGCGACCCGGCGGCCCGGCGGAGGTACGCCCCGGCCCCCGCAGCCGCGCCCGTCCCGTCCCCGGCGGCCCGCGCGGCGATGTACTCGGCGCACGCCCGGTCCTCCTCGGCCCGCCCGTCCTCGCCGGTGACCACGTAGGTGACGCTCCCGCACCCCCGGTCCCGGAGCAGCCGCGCCGTCGCCCCCGCCACCACGAAGGCGGCGCACAGCACCAGCGGGGAGTCCTTCACCGCGAGCGCGCCGACCGTCCCGGCCGTGGTCTTCTGCACCACCGTCCGTCCGCCGAGGTCCACGTCCCGCAGCAGCCCCGGCGAGTTGACGGCGTCGAACCCGGGCGCCGCCGCCCCGTCCTTGAGCGCCACCCACCCCGACTGCCGGGCCTTGAGCGCCAGCGCCTCGTCGAGCGACCCGGCGAGCACGATCCTCTCGGCCCCCCGCTCGAACGCCCAGGCGGCCACGGTGAACGCACGCATGACATCGACCACGACCGCGACCGCCGGAACCCCGGCCACCTCGTCGATCCCGAGAAAACTGGACTCCATGCCCGCCATGATCGCGGGCCCCGCCTTCCTCCGCCCACCCGTTACCGTTTTCGTGGCCCCGCAACGGGGTTCCCGGCCTCCCGGCCCGGCATGACTTCCGCCCCCTGTCGAGGATGATCGAAAAGGTGGTGTCACCGGGCTCGGAGGCGTTGGCAGACCGCTGATGAGGGGCTTGAGCGCCGATCCCACACCGGGCGAGGCAGGCTCTCCGTAACGTGGATGCCGGCACGCCGATGCCACAGGGCCGGGAGAGCGAGACCTGGGGAGGGGCAGTTGACCAGCACCGACAGCATTGACGTCTATCTCGGCCTGGACGTCGGCAAGGGCGAGCACCACGCGACCGCGCTCACCCCGGCCGGCAAGAAGGTCTTCGACAAGGCACTGCCCAACAACGAGCCCAGGCTCCGCGAGCTGTTCACGAAACTCCAGGCCAAGCACGGGACCGTGCTCGTGGTGGTCGACCAGCCGGCCACCATCGGCGCCCTGCCGCTGGCCGTCGCCCGCGACACCGGCTGCCGCACCGCCTACCTGCCCGGCCTGACCATGCGCCGGATCGCGGACCTCTATCCGGGCGAGGCGAAGACCGACGCCCGCGACGCGCACGTCATCGCGGACGCCGCCCGCGCCATGCCGCACACCCTGCGCGACCTGGTGCCAGCCGACGAGACCGTCGCCGAGCTGGAGATGATCGCCGGATTCGACGACGACCTCGCCGGCGAGTCGACGAGGATCAAGAACCGCCTGCGCGGCCTGCTCACCCAGATCCACCCCTCCTTGGAGCGGGTCCTGGGGCCTCGGCTCGACCACCCGGCCGTCCTGTCATTGCTCGAACGGCACGGTTCCCCGGCCCAGTTGAGGAAGGCAGGCCGACGGCGACTGACCGCACTGCTACGGTCCAAGGCCCCGCGGATGGCCGAGCGCCTGGTCGAGGACATATTCGCAGCCCTCGACGAGCAGACCGTCGTCGTGCCCGGCACCGAGGCCGCCGCGCTGATCGTCCCCAGCCTCGCCACCTCGCTGACCGCGGTCCTCGACCAGCGCAGACTCCTCGCCGCGAGGATCGAGGAACTCCTGGAGGCCCACCCTCTTTCCCCGGTCCTGACCTCGATGCCCGGCATCGGGGTCAGGACCGCCGCCCGGATCCTCGTCGACGTCGGTGACGCCCGCGCCTTCCCGAGCGCCGCCCACCTCGCCGCCTACGCCGGCCTGGCGCCCGTCACCCGCGCCTCCGGGTCGTCCGTCCGGGGCGAGCACCCGTCCCGGCGCGGCAACAAACAGCTCAAACGGGCCTTCTACCTCGCCGCGTTCGCCTCGCTGTCCCAGCCGGAGTCACGCGCCTACTACGACCGGAAACGACGCGAGGGCAAGCACCACGTCGCGGCCCTCGTCGCACTTGCCCGCCGCCGCATCGACGTCCTCTTCGCCATGCTCCGCGACGGCACCCTCTACCAGCCGCCGGCCACGGCCACTGCTTGACGAAAGCTATAGGGGCACCTTTTCGGGTCAGTACGGCAGCAGGTCGCCCGTGACCAGGTCGAAGCCGAACGGCTCGGGGATGTGCAGGGTCTCGCCGAACTCGACGTCCTCGCGGCGGTGGTACCTCGCCCCGTCGGGCCGGCTGAACAGGGTGACGGTCTTCTGCCGGGCGTCGACCAACAGGTAGAGCGGGATGCCCATCAGCGGGTAGTCGCGGGTGTCGCCCGAGATCCCACCTCGAAGCCGTCGGGCAGGCTCCGGCAGGCTTCGTCGAGAAGGGCGGAGTGCTCCGGGTTCATGCGCGCGGTCTGCTGAGTCGCCGGGCGACCCCAAAGTGTTCCGCCACCGCGCCCGCGCACGCGGACGTCCCGAAGAGCGGGCTCTCCGGGCAGCGCGGCGTCGGCACCGGCGTCGACCGGCGCCGCACGCGACGGCCTTCCGACGGGCGGAGCCGAGGCGGTGCCCCTCGCGCCGGTCGGCGACCGCGTCGACCGGGCGCCGGGGGTCAGAGCAGGAAGAGCTTGGCGAAGGGTGCGGTGATCCGCTCGGTCCGTGAGCCGAAGTCGACCAGTACGGCGAGTTCGCCCTCGACGCCGATGGCGCGGCCGAGACCGTACTCGTCGTGCGTCACCCGGTCTCCGACGGCGAATTGCTTGGGCGGCGGCGGGGCAGCCGCCTGACGGAAGGGGCTGGTGGGGAGGTGGCGCCGGGGCGCGGCTGAATTCGTCATCCCGGCCAGTATGCGCTTGATTTCGGCATCGTGGGTGGCTTGATCCGCCGGATATTTTGGATCTTGGACGCCGGGGGGCGGACGGCGGTGCGCGGCCGGGGGCACCGGCACCGCCGGCCCGGGCGAGCGCCGAGCGCCCCCGCGGGTCCGAGCCGCACCCCAGAACTGGCCGCGGAGAGCTCCCCCGTTGAGGTACGGACCCTGCTACAGTCGTGGTAGTTGCAGTTGTGGTTCCCATGAACTTTGTGTGCGCCTGCTGATTCTGATCGCAGGCGTATTTTGTTACCCGGCCATTTCTCCGGGTGGGTCATCATCACGGCGACGCGGAACTCGCGACCTGTGAGTTCCGGACGTCCCATTCGAAGGATATTTTTTCATGGCTAACGG comes from Streptomyces sp. TLI_053 and encodes:
- a CDS encoding SigE family RNA polymerase sigma factor; protein product: MGAKKAERDADFNAFVTGAWPRLMRTAFLLTGDRYLAEDVVQTALERTYAAWGRVTKADEPYAYVRRIVVNEHARRFRRRVPEQLVNAVPERTGPDGFARLDERAALLEALGTLPPGQRQAVVLRYWEDLSETQAAAAMGCSVGTVKSQASKGIAKLRELSSLITMTSIGGAA
- a CDS encoding 2-phosphosulfolactate phosphatase, producing MESSFLGIDEVAGVPAVAVVVDVMRAFTVAAWAFERGAERIVLAGSLDEALALKARQSGWVALKDGAAAPGFDAVNSPGLLRDVDLGGRTVVQKTTAGTVGALAVKDSPLVLCAAFVVAGATARLLRDRGCGSVTYVVTGEDGRAEEDRACAEYIAARAAGDGTGAAAGAGAYLRRAAGSRAAAELAQGVREGAHPDDVALCLELDRFSFAMVASQEDSLTVLRPVAVPAVPAGL
- a CDS encoding IS110 family transposase, with the translated sequence MTSTDSIDVYLGLDVGKGEHHATALTPAGKKVFDKALPNNEPRLRELFTKLQAKHGTVLVVVDQPATIGALPLAVARDTGCRTAYLPGLTMRRIADLYPGEAKTDARDAHVIADAARAMPHTLRDLVPADETVAELEMIAGFDDDLAGESTRIKNRLRGLLTQIHPSLERVLGPRLDHPAVLSLLERHGSPAQLRKAGRRRLTALLRSKAPRMAERLVEDIFAALDEQTVVVPGTEAAALIVPSLATSLTAVLDQRRLLAARIEELLEAHPLSPVLTSMPGIGVRTAARILVDVGDARAFPSAAHLAAYAGLAPVTRASGSSVRGEHPSRRGNKQLKRAFYLAAFASLSQPESRAYYDRKRREGKHHVAALVALARRRIDVLFAMLRDGTLYQPPATATA
- a CDS encoding Uma2 family endonuclease, with amino-acid sequence MGIPLYLLVDARQKTVTLFSRPDGARYHRREDVEFGETLHIPEPFGFDLVTGDLLPY